Proteins encoded together in one Campylobacter concisus window:
- the infB gene encoding translation initiation factor IF-2, translated as MSNVRISEIANELGYPSKEIVEKAQELGLKVKTHSNAVSLEEAEAIYEYVQTGVIPDKFKKKKSEPKPKKESKKEVEKESVKKEEKQKSEPKKATTKTESKSVKAEPKKEAQILEEKQKIEPKKEEIKVEQKQVEAPRPKESLADVTQKRRGLVIVKKKKDYEAPIATKEEKKPEPSIANISDFKSMFSANDENLAKKKKKDKKVVVASKKDSAQKMDLLGGSDFGDIVLEDEDVVVLPDFSFKTPAPAPAQKTKQPNVMRTTVNNTINSFGEGGIQRRARKKHKKPENKQNSEAVTSINIPKEIRVYEFAEKLNKQPSEIIGKLFMLGMMTTKNDFLDEDAIEILADEFNVEVNIIDDQKEFDYVAAYEEEIKDDENLQPRAPVITIMGHVDHGKTSLLDYIRKSRVAAGEAGGITQHVGAYMVNKNGKNITFIDTPGHEAFTAMRARGAGVTDIVIIVVAADDGVKPQTKEAVSHAKAAGVPIIIAINKMDKESANPDLVKTGLAELDIMPTEWGGKYEFVPISAKTGMGIDDLLEIVLLQADLLELKANPKANAKATVIESSLQKGRGPVATIIVENGTLHVGDTVVAGVAYGKIRSLLDDQGKPLQDIKPGECGVIVGLSEIAEAGETLIGVKTDKEAREYAQKKAEYIRQKELSKSTKVSIDELSAKIAEGELKTLPVIIKADVGGSLEALKASLEKLANDEIRVNVIHSGVGGITQSDVALASASEDCIILGFNIRPTGEIKEKAKESGVEIKTYNVIYNLIDDVKAILGGLMSPIIREEQLGQAQVRQVIHVPKVGTIAGCIVTEGTINRGAKIRLIREGVVVYEGLVSSLKRFKDDVKEVARGYECGVGIENFNDIRENDYIESFKEVKEKATL; from the coding sequence ATGAGCAATGTTAGGATTTCAGAGATCGCAAACGAGCTTGGCTATCCAAGTAAAGAGATAGTAGAAAAAGCTCAAGAGCTAGGATTAAAAGTCAAAACTCACTCAAATGCAGTTAGCCTTGAAGAGGCCGAAGCTATATATGAATATGTTCAAACTGGCGTGATACCAGATAAATTTAAAAAGAAAAAGAGTGAACCTAAACCAAAAAAAGAGTCTAAAAAAGAAGTAGAAAAAGAGTCAGTAAAAAAAGAAGAAAAGCAAAAGAGTGAACCTAAAAAAGCTACTACTAAAACTGAGTCAAAGTCGGTAAAAGCTGAGCCTAAGAAAGAGGCACAAATTTTAGAAGAAAAACAAAAAATTGAGCCTAAAAAAGAAGAAATCAAAGTAGAGCAAAAACAAGTCGAAGCTCCAAGACCAAAAGAGAGCTTGGCCGATGTGACTCAAAAAAGACGTGGCCTTGTGATAGTAAAAAAGAAAAAAGACTATGAAGCGCCAATTGCTACAAAAGAAGAGAAAAAGCCTGAACCAAGCATAGCTAATATAAGCGATTTTAAAAGTATGTTTTCAGCAAATGATGAAAATTTAGCTAAGAAAAAGAAAAAAGATAAAAAAGTAGTTGTTGCAAGTAAAAAGGATAGCGCTCAGAAGATGGATCTGCTTGGCGGAAGTGATTTTGGTGACATTGTACTAGAAGATGAAGATGTAGTCGTTCTTCCTGATTTTAGTTTTAAAACCCCAGCACCAGCACCTGCTCAAAAGACAAAACAGCCAAATGTTATGAGAACTACGGTCAACAATACGATAAATTCATTTGGCGAAGGCGGCATTCAAAGAAGAGCTAGAAAAAAACACAAAAAGCCTGAAAATAAACAAAACAGTGAAGCTGTGACATCTATAAATATTCCAAAAGAAATTCGTGTTTATGAATTTGCTGAAAAGCTAAACAAACAGCCAAGCGAGATCATAGGTAAGTTATTTATGCTTGGTATGATGACAACTAAAAATGACTTTTTGGATGAAGATGCGATAGAAATTTTAGCCGATGAGTTTAATGTAGAGGTTAATATCATCGACGATCAAAAAGAATTTGACTACGTAGCAGCCTATGAAGAAGAGATAAAAGACGATGAAAATCTCCAGCCAAGAGCACCAGTCATAACCATCATGGGTCACGTTGATCATGGTAAAACTTCATTGCTTGATTACATAAGAAAATCACGTGTAGCAGCAGGAGAGGCCGGTGGTATCACTCAGCATGTTGGTGCTTATATGGTAAATAAAAACGGCAAAAACATCACATTTATCGACACTCCAGGTCACGAAGCGTTTACTGCTATGCGTGCAAGGGGTGCTGGTGTAACTGATATAGTTATCATCGTTGTTGCAGCAGATGACGGCGTAAAACCACAAACAAAAGAGGCAGTTAGTCACGCAAAAGCTGCTGGTGTACCAATAATCATCGCGATAAACAAAATGGATAAAGAGTCAGCAAATCCTGACCTGGTAAAGACTGGTCTTGCTGAGCTTGATATCATGCCAACAGAGTGGGGCGGAAAGTATGAATTTGTGCCAATCTCTGCAAAAACAGGCATGGGTATAGATGATCTACTTGAGATCGTACTTTTACAAGCTGACCTTTTGGAGCTAAAAGCAAATCCAAAGGCAAACGCAAAAGCAACTGTCATCGAGAGCTCACTTCAAAAAGGCCGTGGCCCAGTAGCTACTATTATCGTTGAAAATGGCACGCTTCATGTTGGAGATACTGTCGTAGCTGGAGTTGCGTATGGAAAGATAAGAAGCTTACTTGATGACCAAGGTAAGCCTTTGCAAGATATAAAACCAGGCGAATGCGGTGTGATAGTAGGTCTTAGCGAGATAGCAGAGGCAGGCGAGACATTAATAGGCGTAAAAACTGATAAAGAGGCTCGTGAATACGCGCAGAAAAAGGCTGAATATATCCGCCAAAAAGAGCTTAGTAAGAGTACAAAAGTTAGTATTGACGAGCTTAGCGCTAAGATTGCTGAGGGTGAGTTAAAGACGCTTCCAGTCATCATCAAAGCTGACGTTGGTGGTTCACTTGAGGCACTAAAAGCAAGCCTAGAAAAACTAGCAAATGATGAGATCAGAGTAAATGTCATCCACTCAGGTGTTGGCGGCATCACGCAAAGCGATGTAGCACTTGCTAGTGCGAGCGAAGACTGTATAATCCTTGGTTTTAACATAAGACCAACTGGCGAGATAAAAGAAAAGGCAAAAGAGAGCGGCGTTGAGATTAAAACTTACAACGTTATTTATAATCTAATCGACGACGTGAAGGCGATTTTAGGCGGACTAATGTCACCTATCATCAGAGAAGAGCAGCTTGGTCAAGCTCAGGTTCGCCAAGTTATCCATGTGCCAAAAGTCGGTACTATCGCTGGATGTATCGTCACTGAAGGCACGATAAACAGAGGCGCAAAAATTCGCCTTATTAGAGAAGGTGTGGTCGTTTATGAGGGCTTGGTAAGCTCATTAAAACGCTTCAAAGATGACGTCAAAGAGGTTGCTAGAGGTTATGAATGTGGCGTTGGTATCGAAAATTTCAATGACATCAGAGAAAATGACTATATCGAAAGCTTCAAAGAAGTCAAGGAGAAAGCTACTCTATGA
- the rbfA gene encoding 30S ribosome-binding factor RbfA: protein MNANEIKRMRTESVLKELIPEALATLEDSILKGLCVTDVECKKGRYDAFVYLDKMAFDEREQEYILGHLKRVCRHLQNHCMAAEGWYRCPNFHFKFDDRLEYQNHMDKLFDKISKDLNKNG, encoded by the coding sequence ATGAACGCTAACGAGATAAAGCGTATGAGAACAGAGAGTGTGCTAAAAGAGCTCATCCCAGAGGCTTTAGCTACTCTTGAAGATAGCATTTTAAAGGGGCTTTGTGTCACTGATGTCGAGTGTAAAAAGGGCAGATACGACGCCTTTGTTTATCTTGATAAGATGGCTTTTGATGAGCGTGAACAAGAGTATATTTTGGGACATTTAAAGCGAGTTTGCAGACACTTGCAAAACCACTGCATGGCAGCTGAGGGCTGGTACAGATGCCCAAATTTTCACTTTAAATTTGATGATAGGTTAGAGTATCAAAACCATATGGATAAGTTGTTTGATAAAATTTCAAAGGATTTAAACAAAAATGGATAA
- the rimP gene encoding ribosome maturation factor RimP: MDNLDKLVRECGVELYDSEIANENGRAIFRVYITKNGGVSLDDCEKVSRLLSPIFDVTPPVSGDYNLEVSSPGLERKLSKPSHFKASVGELVKVQTEAEKFAGRLVKANEESIAVENEEGIFEINISEIKKAKTYLEW, encoded by the coding sequence ATGGATAATTTAGACAAACTAGTACGCGAATGCGGTGTCGAGCTTTACGATAGCGAGATCGCAAATGAAAATGGTAGGGCTATTTTTAGAGTTTATATTACAAAAAATGGCGGAGTGAGCCTTGACGACTGTGAAAAAGTAAGCCGTCTACTCTCGCCTATCTTTGATGTGACACCGCCAGTTAGTGGGGATTATAACCTCGAAGTTAGCTCGCCTGGCCTTGAGAGAAAGCTTAGTAAGCCATCTCATTTTAAAGCGAGTGTTGGTGAGCTTGTAAAAGTTCAAACCGAGGCTGAGAAATTTGCAGGAAGGCTCGTAAAAGCGAATGAAGAGAGCATCGCAGTAGAAAACGAAGAGGGAATTTTTGAGATCAATATCAGTGAGATAAAAAAAGCAAAAACATATTTGGAGTGGTAA
- a CDS encoding formate--tetrahydrofolate ligase, with translation MLSDIEITHQTKLEHISKVAARLGLNEDELELYGKFKAKISPRLEPSNSKLILVTATNPTPYGEGKTTMSIGLADALNSLNKKVCLALREPSLGPVFGIKGGAAGGGYSQLAPMEDLNLHFTGDFHAITSANNLISAMIDNSLYQENPLKIEKILWKRCMDMNDRALRFITVGQGGRTDGVPREDGFNITAASEIMAVLCLATSLSDLKERVANIMVAYDSDKKPIYVRDLGCQDAVCILLKDAIKPNLFQTLEHTPTLVHGGPFANIAHGCNSVIATKTALNLADYVITEAGFGSELGAEKFLDIKCRVADIRPSAVVLVSTIRSLKYNGEANKDEITKPDMNALKKGIENLGGHIENLKGKFGQNVVVALNKFGFDTDEEINFVKGYCRELGVEVAVCENFLKGGKGALELAELVLKECDKPSKINFTYEMSDDTRTKIEKVAKEIYGAGEVVFEEAALKKLEMIKELNLSHLPVCIAKTQYSFSDDAKLLGRAKGFTFSVKDLDIRTGAGFIVAVCGKIMLMPGLPKVPAAVNMRIDADGKIDGLS, from the coding sequence ATGCTAAGCGACATCGAGATAACTCACCAAACGAAACTAGAACACATCAGTAAAGTTGCTGCAAGACTAGGCTTAAACGAAGACGAGCTTGAGCTTTACGGTAAATTTAAGGCCAAAATTTCCCCTAGACTTGAGCCATCAAACTCAAAGCTCATCTTAGTCACCGCGACTAATCCAACCCCATACGGCGAGGGCAAAACGACTATGTCGATCGGTCTAGCTGACGCACTAAATTCACTTAATAAAAAGGTCTGCCTAGCACTTCGCGAGCCATCTTTGGGACCGGTTTTTGGCATAAAGGGTGGAGCAGCAGGTGGTGGCTACTCGCAGCTTGCGCCGATGGAGGATCTAAATTTACACTTCACTGGCGATTTTCATGCTATAACATCAGCAAATAACCTTATTTCAGCGATGATAGATAATAGCCTCTATCAAGAAAACCCACTAAAAATAGAGAAAATTTTATGGAAGCGCTGTATGGATATGAACGACCGCGCGCTTAGATTTATCACTGTGGGTCAAGGTGGCAGAACGGATGGCGTGCCAAGAGAAGATGGCTTTAACATCACTGCAGCAAGCGAGATCATGGCTGTACTTTGTCTAGCCACAAGCTTATCAGATCTAAAAGAACGCGTGGCAAATATTATGGTCGCCTATGATAGCGACAAAAAGCCTATCTATGTACGCGATCTTGGCTGCCAGGACGCTGTTTGTATACTTTTAAAAGATGCGATCAAGCCAAATTTATTTCAAACGCTTGAACACACACCTACGCTCGTGCATGGTGGCCCATTTGCAAATATCGCGCATGGCTGCAACTCCGTTATCGCAACAAAAACAGCTCTAAATTTAGCTGACTACGTCATCACTGAAGCTGGCTTTGGCTCTGAACTTGGTGCGGAGAAATTTTTAGATATAAAATGCAGGGTTGCTGATATCAGGCCAAGCGCTGTGGTGCTTGTAAGTACGATCAGATCACTAAAATATAACGGCGAAGCAAATAAAGATGAGATCACAAAACCTGATATGAACGCCCTTAAAAAAGGCATCGAAAACCTTGGCGGACACATCGAAAATTTAAAAGGTAAATTTGGTCAAAACGTAGTTGTGGCGCTTAATAAATTTGGCTTTGACACAGATGAAGAGATAAATTTTGTAAAAGGGTATTGCCGTGAGCTTGGTGTAGAAGTGGCAGTTTGTGAGAATTTCTTAAAAGGTGGTAAAGGTGCGCTTGAGCTTGCTGAGCTAGTTTTAAAAGAGTGTGATAAGCCAAGCAAGATAAATTTCACCTACGAGATGAGCGACGATACGAGAACTAAAATAGAAAAGGTCGCTAAGGAAATTTATGGAGCAGGTGAGGTAGTCTTTGAAGAGGCTGCTCTTAAAAAGCTTGAGATGATAAAAGAGCTAAATTTGAGCCACTTACCGGTTTGTATCGCAAAAACACAGTACTCATTTAGCGACGATGCGAAGCTTTTGGGTAGAGCAAAAGGCTTTACATTTAGTGTAAAAGACCTTGATATTAGAACCGGGGCTGGCTTTATCGTCGCAGTCTGCGGTAAGATCATGCTAATGCCAGGACTTCCAAAAGTACCAGCCGCTGTCAATATGAGGATAGACGCAGACGGCAAGATCGACGGCTTGTCTTAA
- the ribD gene encoding bifunctional diaminohydroxyphosphoribosylaminopyrimidine deaminase/5-amino-6-(5-phosphoribosylamino)uracil reductase RibD: protein MNDEFYMDLALSEAWKFQILTYPNPAVGCLILDENGQILSCKAHEKAGYLHAEPTAIFFALCKKSEKFKDDFIKAYNDKFSSNIKEGEFGLLEPKFTYEFILKNHSNLLKNAKAYVTLEPCLHHGKTPPCAILLKELGFREVIIGSHDENKIASGGGNLLQSAGIKVKFGVLKESCDKLLEPFLAYQNGGFSFLKIAISKNGVASGGIITNELSRTHVHKLRSVIDTLVIGGNTVRVDRPKLDSRLVSGGKNPDVLIYSRSDKFDKTIPLFSVPDRKVSIQKKLSLKGLSMFEGAGEFLKLTKDGKLANVKWLLIYQSSNFRDGKNLSLDLNLKPLFSGNFGDDSYTWYEILD, encoded by the coding sequence ATGAACGACGAATTTTACATGGATCTTGCTTTAAGCGAGGCTTGGAAATTTCAAATATTAACCTATCCAAATCCAGCCGTTGGATGCCTTATCCTTGATGAAAATGGGCAAATTTTATCTTGCAAGGCTCATGAAAAGGCTGGATATTTACACGCTGAACCGACAGCGATATTCTTTGCGCTTTGCAAAAAAAGTGAAAAATTTAAAGATGATTTTATAAAAGCGTATAACGATAAATTTAGCTCTAATATAAAAGAGGGCGAATTTGGCCTTTTGGAGCCAAAATTTACCTATGAATTTATACTAAAAAATCACTCAAATTTACTAAAAAATGCAAAAGCTTACGTCACTCTTGAGCCTTGCTTACATCATGGTAAAACGCCACCTTGTGCAATTTTGCTAAAAGAGCTTGGTTTTAGAGAGGTGATAATAGGTAGCCACGATGAAAATAAAATAGCAAGTGGTGGTGGAAATTTACTTCAAAGCGCTGGCATAAAAGTTAAATTTGGCGTTTTAAAAGAGAGCTGTGATAAGCTACTTGAGCCATTTTTGGCCTATCAAAATGGTGGCTTTAGCTTTTTAAAAATCGCAATTAGTAAAAATGGAGTAGCAAGTGGTGGTATCATCACAAATGAGCTTAGCCGCACGCATGTGCATAAACTTAGAAGCGTCATAGATACGCTAGTGATCGGTGGCAATACTGTGCGAGTTGATCGCCCAAAGCTTGATAGCAGGCTAGTAAGTGGCGGCAAAAATCCAGATGTCTTAATCTACTCAAGAAGTGATAAATTTGATAAGACGATACCGCTTTTTAGCGTGCCAGATAGAAAAGTAAGCATTCAAAAAAAGCTTAGCTTAAAAGGGCTTAGCATGTTTGAAGGTGCTGGTGAGTTTTTAAAACTTACAAAAGATGGCAAGCTAGCAAACGTAAAATGGCTACTTATCTATCAAAGCTCAAATTTTAGGGATGGTAAAAACTTGAGCCTCGATCTAAATTTAAAGCCACTATTTAGTGGGAATTTTGGAGATGATAGCTACACTTGGTATGAAATTTTGGATTAA
- a CDS encoding VIT1/CCC1 transporter family protein: MLDKKRALKQLQNEADDTAIYTLLEASEKNEENKKILRKLITEEKRHYAFCQKITGESRTANLFKVIFYTILVKIFGTSFTLKFMESREEDAEQFYLGIVDEYPEARDIYEEEVNHENNLISMLKDTKLINAGGIVLGMNDALVELTGTLSGIALAFSNTKSVGATGLIMGIAAALSMAGSAYLESKENPSDEIKPLTYSLYTGGSYIITTAFLILPFFIFSSGLYAVLSMFFFAFVAIITYNFYISVAKELKFLPRVIEMCAITFGVAIISFGIGFLVKHYFGLDI; this comes from the coding sequence ATGCTAGATAAAAAGCGTGCTTTAAAACAGCTACAAAATGAAGCAGATGATACCGCTATCTATACATTACTCGAAGCTAGTGAAAAAAACGAAGAAAATAAAAAAATACTTCGTAAATTAATCACTGAAGAAAAACGACACTATGCTTTTTGCCAAAAGATAACAGGTGAGAGTAGAACTGCAAATTTATTCAAAGTCATCTTCTATACGATACTTGTTAAAATTTTTGGTACATCTTTTACTTTAAAATTTATGGAGTCACGTGAAGAAGACGCAGAGCAATTTTATCTTGGTATTGTTGATGAGTATCCTGAAGCTAGAGATATTTATGAAGAAGAAGTAAATCATGAAAACAATTTAATCTCTATGCTAAAAGACACAAAGCTCATAAATGCCGGCGGCATTGTTCTTGGTATGAATGACGCATTAGTTGAGCTAACAGGCACACTAAGTGGTATCGCACTTGCATTTTCAAATACAAAATCAGTTGGTGCAACAGGCCTTATCATGGGCATTGCAGCTGCTCTTTCTATGGCAGGATCAGCCTATCTTGAGTCAAAAGAAAATCCAAGCGACGAGATCAAACCGCTTACCTATTCGCTCTACACAGGTGGTTCGTACATCATAACAACGGCGTTTTTGATACTTCCATTTTTCATCTTTTCAAGTGGTCTTTACGCTGTCTTGTCGATGTTTTTCTTTGCCTTTGTTGCCATTATCACTTACAACTTTTACATAAGCGTGGCAAAAGAGCTTAAATTTTTACCAAGAGTGATTGAGATGTGTGCAATAACTTTTGGTGTTGCAATCATTTCATTTGGCATTGGCTTTTTAGTTAAGCACTATTTTGGCCTAGATATTTAA
- a CDS encoding F0F1 ATP synthase subunit C — protein MKKIVFLILGLAAFAFGADGEMIRSYSVIAGGIGLGLAALGGAIGMGNTAAATISGTARNPGVGSKLMTTMFIALAMIEAQVIYALVITLIVLYANPMLG, from the coding sequence ATGAAAAAGATCGTGTTTTTAATTCTTGGTCTTGCTGCATTTGCATTTGGTGCTGACGGCGAGATGATTAGATCATATTCAGTTATCGCTGGTGGTATTGGCCTTGGCCTTGCAGCTCTTGGTGGCGCTATTGGTATGGGCAATACGGCTGCTGCAACAATTAGTGGAACAGCTAGAAACCCAGGCGTTGGTAGTAAACTTATGACTACAATGTTTATCGCTCTTGCGATGATCGAAGCACAAGTTATCTACGCACTTGTTATTACACTTATCGTTCTTTACGCAAACCCAATGCTTGGCTAA
- a CDS encoding sodium-dependent transporter: MINEKFSKIGFVLAMAGSAVGLGNAWKFPTMVGNNGGSAFIVLYLLLTFAIAFVAFLAELSIGKLGESDVVSSIYKLAPKHKKIWSFSGFFMIGAILIASFYMVVIGWILKYIYLSFSPLLADTKEAAAQFNTLLANDLTSAVLCFSLVFLMVFFAVSKGVKSGIEKLNIWMMPGLFILLVCILFYAISMGDGFVKAAKFLFVPNFSAITPDVVLQALGLAFFSLSMGVGVIPTYAANLPEQTNLIKSTLSIIFINILIGVMMGLVVFTFIFAYGADSTASGPGLIFISLVTLFAKLGIVGNVMAIAFFVSLLFAGVTSAVSMIEPFAYYLVRKFEISRKMALVYIGIFVYILGLFCIFSYYAQTANIFSIFGKPVFDALDFLTSNIMMPIGAIIFSFFVGYKLKKESLYLLFGEFMGKVFFEIWYFALRYIVPIAICAIMIYQIAGR, from the coding sequence ATGATAAATGAAAAATTTTCGAAAATAGGCTTTGTTCTTGCGATGGCAGGATCGGCTGTTGGACTTGGTAATGCATGGAAATTTCCAACAATGGTAGGAAACAATGGCGGTTCAGCGTTTATAGTTTTATATTTACTTCTCACGTTTGCTATCGCTTTTGTAGCGTTTTTAGCGGAGCTTAGCATTGGTAAGCTTGGTGAGAGTGACGTTGTAAGCTCCATTTATAAACTTGCTCCAAAACACAAAAAAATATGGTCTTTCTCAGGCTTTTTTATGATAGGAGCGATACTTATTGCTTCATTTTATATGGTTGTCATTGGCTGGATATTAAAGTATATTTATCTTAGTTTTTCGCCACTTTTGGCTGATACTAAAGAAGCAGCAGCGCAGTTTAATACACTTTTGGCAAATGATCTAACCAGTGCCGTGCTTTGCTTTAGTCTAGTCTTTTTGATGGTATTTTTTGCTGTTTCAAAAGGTGTGAAAAGTGGCATTGAAAAGCTAAATATCTGGATGATGCCGGGTCTTTTTATACTGCTTGTTTGTATACTTTTTTATGCAATTAGCATGGGTGATGGCTTTGTTAAGGCGGCTAAATTTTTATTTGTACCAAATTTTAGCGCGATCACGCCAGATGTTGTTTTGCAAGCTCTTGGACTTGCGTTTTTCTCGCTATCTATGGGTGTTGGCGTCATACCGACATACGCTGCAAATTTACCAGAGCAGACAAATCTTATAAAATCAACGCTTTCTATCATCTTTATAAATATATTAATAGGCGTTATGATGGGGCTTGTGGTCTTTACATTTATATTTGCTTATGGAGCTGATAGCACGGCAAGTGGCCCAGGGCTTATTTTTATCTCACTTGTTACACTTTTTGCAAAGCTTGGGATAGTTGGCAATGTCATGGCCATCGCATTTTTTGTTTCACTTTTATTTGCTGGTGTTACAAGTGCTGTTTCGATGATTGAACCATTTGCTTATTATTTGGTTAGAAAATTTGAAATTTCACGCAAGATGGCTCTTGTTTATATTGGAATTTTTGTCTATATTTTAGGCCTTTTTTGTATTTTTTCATATTATGCACAGACGGCTAATATCTTTAGTATTTTTGGTAAGCCAGTCTTTGATGCGCTTGATTTTCTTACTTCAAATATAATGATGCCAATAGGCGCCATAATTTTTAGTTTTTTTGTTGGCTATAAACTTAAAAAAGAGAGCCTATATCTACTCTTTGGCGAATTTATGGGAAAAGTATTTTTTGAAATTTGGTATTTTGCTTTAAGATACATCGTACCAATCGCAATTTGCGCCATCATGATCTATCAAATAGCAGGTAGATGA
- a CDS encoding sodium-dependent transporter, with translation MMDRFSKVGFVLSIIGAAIGLGNAWKFPYMVGSNGGSAFILIYLFFAFVVGLSIFFAEMAMGKISRLDTVGAFKSLATKGANSWKFAGVVMVTGLFIASFYTLIIGWVLKYVILSLGELPKDMASSEALFVNFTSKGIEEQILYFSIAFFAYFFILTKGIKSGIERINVYLIPALFILLLLMLGYSFGMNGFDEAAKFLLVPDFSKIDQSAILNALGLAFFTMCIGIGCILTYSSSLGNDTNLFTSSLYVVFANIIISVIIGLIVFTFTYEFGSEPSKGAGLAFISLPTLFAKLGLLGNFLAFAFFTSLFFAGITSVISLVEPFIFFLNKSLGFSRNRSIIIVGAVVYVLGILCALSGISDFKEPLTFFGKSFFDLLDYLSSNIMLPLGGIIFAIFVGYFMKFELLKELFLPYMGKVVFKIWYFLVRFVAPVLVFVVLVREIA, from the coding sequence ATGATGGATAGATTTAGTAAAGTTGGTTTTGTTCTTTCTATCATTGGAGCGGCTATTGGCCTTGGTAATGCATGGAAATTTCCATATATGGTCGGTAGTAACGGTGGTTCAGCATTTATTCTTATATATCTATTTTTTGCTTTTGTAGTTGGGCTTAGCATATTTTTTGCTGAGATGGCAATGGGTAAAATTTCACGCCTTGACACGGTTGGAGCATTTAAGAGTCTAGCTACAAAGGGGGCAAATTCTTGGAAATTTGCTGGTGTTGTGATGGTGACAGGGTTATTTATCGCATCTTTTTACACGCTTATTATTGGCTGGGTTTTAAAATACGTTATCTTAAGTCTCGGTGAGCTTCCAAAAGATATGGCAAGCTCAGAAGCGCTTTTTGTAAATTTTACTTCAAAGGGCATAGAGGAGCAAATTTTGTATTTTAGTATCGCTTTTTTTGCCTACTTTTTTATACTTACAAAAGGTATAAAAAGTGGAATAGAACGTATAAATGTATATCTCATTCCAGCACTTTTTATTTTACTTTTGCTTATGCTTGGCTACTCTTTTGGTATGAATGGATTTGATGAGGCGGCTAAATTTTTACTAGTGCCAGACTTTTCAAAGATAGATCAAAGCGCTATCTTAAATGCTCTTGGGTTAGCTTTTTTTACGATGTGTATTGGCATTGGCTGCATTTTAACTTACTCATCAAGCCTAGGCAATGATACAAATTTATTCACTTCATCACTTTATGTAGTCTTTGCAAATATAATTATTAGCGTAATTATAGGGCTTATAGTTTTTACATTCACCTATGAATTTGGCTCAGAGCCATCAAAGGGTGCAGGGTTAGCATTTATCTCGCTTCCAACGCTTTTTGCAAAGCTTGGTTTGCTTGGAAATTTCTTAGCTTTTGCATTTTTTACATCTCTATTTTTTGCTGGTATAACATCGGTTATTTCACTAGTTGAACCATTTATATTTTTCTTAAATAAAAGCTTGGGATTTAGTAGAAATAGATCAATTATTATTGTTGGTGCCGTAGTTTATGTTTTAGGAATTTTATGTGCGTTAAGCGGCATCAGCGATTTTAAGGAGCCACTTACATTTTTTGGTAAGAGCTTTTTTGATTTGCTTGATTATCTTAGCTCAAACATTATGCTCCCACTTGGTGGCATTATATTTGCCATTTTTGTTGGATACTTTATGAAATTTGAGCTTTTAAAAGAGCTATTCTTGCCTTATATGGGTAAGGTTGTTTTTAAAATTTGGTATTTTTTAGTAAGGTTTGTAGCACCAGTTCTAGTTTTTGTGGTGTTAGTAAGGGAGATTGCATAA